Part of the Vigna angularis cultivar LongXiaoDou No.4 chromosome 1, ASM1680809v1, whole genome shotgun sequence genome, TTTCAACCACAGCCCAACTTTGTTGTCTAAaacaaatcatataataattctGTTTCATTTCGGCAAGATTTTGATGCCAACTGGCTTATAAAAGGAGGATACATTGCTACCTTCAACATATCAGCTCTTCCTTGAGTCTGATCATTACACACTCTTCAACCTTTTCTACCAACTTATTCTCTTTGCTCTTCCTGAAAGAAATGGCATCCAGTTCAATGTCAGCCTCAGGCTCATGGAGTGTCAAGGACAACAAGGCCTTTGAGAAGGCTCTAGCTGTTTACGACAAGGACACCCCTGACCGTTGGTACAATGTTGCTCATGCTGTTGGTGGCAAAACTCTAGAGGAAGTGAAGAGACAATATGAACTCCTTGTCCAGGATGTTAAACATATTGAATCAGGACGAGTGGCATTCCCAAATTACAAGAAAACTTCAGCCTCTGATCAGGAGGAGAATAGGTACCATTCCCTTTCATTATAAATACTTTAATCACTGAGATTAGTACATCATCTAATAAATCAAGAGAAACTTGTTTTACTTATCAGTTACACAATCAAATTATCTGACTTACGAAAAACTTGTGTGAGAAAAAACAATGATTGCACAACAAATACTCATCTAAGAGGGCAAAGAATAATCTCTCAATCAAgaaggaagaagtttatatgcaATAGTTATAAAATCATACCCACCATCCAACaactttttagattttattgactctaatattttattttccttgtcAGGCTGAGGAATTTGAACCTCCAGTGACCCCAAACATCCGCAACAACATCAACtaattgattttctaatttTCATCAACCAACATCTTCATCATCCCTGGTAGTACTACCTGGTGCTATGCACACATATTTGCTACTGCAATGACATTTTATGCTGTTTTAGTCATAAGAATCATATGTCCCGTGATTCCATCTTGTATTTTCTTGTTGTTGAAGCTGCCTCTAAAAGAGTCAGTGATCGTTTCAGTTCCTAGTCCTAAAGGTTGGAGATCAGACAAACCACACAAACATAtgtaactaaaataaatatgagaAAAATACCGACAAATgacaaaaatgataatttatactAATTGAAGAAATCATAACTCTCTCCCGTTACATTGAAAGAACTTCTCAAATattaagagaagaaaagatagaagagaatgagattttgaaatatatgtaAAGGGATTCCGATAATGCTCCTTCCAAGACTTTTCACATTCTTTCAGTCGAAGATTTTGATGAAACTAATCAAATCTTCACACCATAATTTATCATCATGTTGCAGTACTTTAACGCTTTCCATCTTGATTTTATCATGAATCTACTCACCACTCTCACTCCTTGATGTATGATTTTGTACAAAACATAGCATACTTAAGACTATTGACCACTCATGCACATGTACTTGAGACATTTCCATCTTTTCCACTTCACTGTTAGGATTCATTTTAGGATAACCTACAATTGATAGAAAATGGGTAGAAATTGACTTGCAATGTTACATGTTCAAGTGCCAAAGATCTTCAATAAGTACTTCTTCTGAGAACAAGGTTCCTCTAGGGAACAATTTTCTCTGTTATTGAAGAACAAGGTAACTGACGTACGTTATgataattaaacatataataaaattataaatttatttagtgTGAGAAGTCCTACGTTGGAAGGTCACACATGAACTCTATGAAACCATTGCGCTTAACACTCAAATGACAAGAAGCGGGAAAAGTTGTTTTGAAGGTTTAATACAGACCTAGTTAAGGTTTAAACTCTTTGAATAAAAACATGATTAGTAAGGACAGTTTCTCATTGTTTTAAGATAACAGTTCAGTTCTTTGTAAGAAGTGAAGTAAGATGAATTTAAGacaatgaaatattttatgaaaaaaaaattttaaccaCTTTTTTTCACAACTTGTTATAATAGTCTATATGGTAGTATGTATTagtctattttaaatatacgaattaataaaatagtaacacaTAATTTcttgttaaaaagttattaaaaaagaGTTATTAATGAtacttaaaaaagttattaatgatccatgttttataataaatactGTAGAAAGTTTGTTCACAGCACACAATCATTGCTTGAAGGGGCTTTCTAACAGTGGACAAAagatgagaaaatgaaaagaaaaaaaatatttcgtcaaaagtaaataaaaaaataatataaattataagtaaattaaatttaaaaagccCATGTTTCAGTAATGTAAATTATtgtctattttaaaaaacacaACCTTCGCTTTCCTTTTTCCTCTCTATTGTGTAAAATTGAACTTAGTATAAGTGTctgtaaaatttaattgaattatataaatgtttaaataaacttaactgTATTATATAATTACAGTGATTCgaattaaattgattaatttaatacatTGGTTTTAGCTACGTGAAAAATcctttttctaaatatattttcaaatacgatgagtcataattttttaagtttaaattagtCCATTTAtgaacaatttaattttaaaagactaaaatttaacaattaagTCAAGTTTTCGTGGAATACTTTAGTTCTTCTTTTTCATACAAGTCAGTATTAATATACTTCAGTTCTAGGTGGTGTGGAAGTTTGGTTTGTTGGCAAGGTTGAACACCAAGTTAAGTGATTGCaccagaaaaaaataatattagaatagaagtaaaaaaaatattacagatTTTGTTACCGGTTTTTCTGTTTACATAAAACTTATCAAAGTAATAATTGATCGATTgcacattttattttagtaaaaactattttttttatgggtctCTGTGTTTAAATATTCATAGATCAGATTGTTAAATTGTACATAATTCTCATTTATGTAATTTCTATTtgtaatctttaatttaaatcGAAACATTTAGATGTAAAAGGATATAGTTCATACACACTAGAAAGATAATCCACCTTATGAGAATATGGTCAAACCGATTGAAAtaccaaaaagaaaagattaCAAGACTCATTTAAAGATTATTGCAATAAACACTATTAGAATACTATTAGACCCTAATTAGACCTCCTAACAAGTAAAAATCCATTAAGGACGCTATAAATAAAGTAtgtagataaaatatttaatatgtttgaattatctacatttattatatatcttGATATCAATCACTTACTTAAGTTTCAGAAATGCCTTTTATAAGTTCTTAATCTAACGATGTTACACTTAATGATTAGACAAGAGTACCAAGTAACTATTAAGAGTAAGAAGACTAAGAAGACACTAAgactaaaatatattcaattgtACAAGAAGTGACATGTTATGAGTTAGATTTTTAAGGTAGTAGGAATACACATTTTTCAGtcatatatttatctttaagaTGATAGTCATGAACCAAATATccaaataacatattttatagaaGAAACTGTATATCATGAATTGCTTGAATTACTAGAGATTGAGTTTGTAATGGTCAAATTTGGTCACAAAGTCTTTAGAAAATGTAAGAGAAAGGTAAGTTGATAGCTTATAgtaggaaaaataaaaacctatatatgtgttgtcatcaCCGAGGGTTACAGTTCAAGTAAAAAAGTAAGTATTTTTGTAAGTCATCCTTATGAAAGTAGTCACAGGGCTTGGTATTTCAATATGCTTGTTCATTTGAGATTCAATTGGATCTTGTAGTGGAGTTTGGATTCATTCATCCAatttttcatgtgtttttgttaaaaaagtATGAATTAGGTCCATCCCATATTATCACATCATAATCAATTCACATACAATGAGATATCTATCCTATGAAAACAACCTCTAAAAAAGAATTACTATTTAATAGAGATTATATATTGAGGTTCATATAATTTCAGGAATAGATTTAAATTAACAGAGGTTTTTTATCCTTggtttaatttcaaaaatttatttcaaaaccTCAACAAAATAGTTCATGTTTATTTCAAAccttaataaatgaatataattgaataatttttaattacttttataaacaaataattaaaaactatacagtttaattttttgttatcattatttttctcttatgtTTTCATGTTTCCCTCTCTTTCTTCCCTTTAATCCTATTTCCTCAATTGTATTCACTCTCTTTACACACCTTAAATCCTAATTCCTCAATTCCTATCACTTTCGTGTTCATTGCATATCTTATAGCAGTGCACTTTATCTCATGCTAGTGGACCTAAAGTTTATACCTCAATCCATAACCATGCTAGAACATTACTTTATTGTTTGTGACCGTGTTTGTACTGAAGAGATGATTTGAGAAGAATTGAGTGGATGAATTTAAGGGGATGAGGAGGGAATTATAGTGTTATTTAGATTAAGGAAAAATGTTGTattgtttacatattttatgagAGCTAAACCTCTTTAGTGTTATCtttatatatggggtttgctaacctagtttttttttgttggataTTTTAACAAAGTATATGAAGTTATTTtaatacacaaaaaaaattatcattcataaaaaaaaacatactttaaatataagagtattttaataatttttatttttaatttaaaaaagaaataacactCATCTAATCCTAACCCACATCCTTCActtattcaatttgtttttctttcatctaCATCCTCTCTCTCACCCGTTCATAGTAACTCACAACATTGTAATTTGATGTTCACGTTGATTTCTTATTGGAAGAATGtattatatcttttttcttcttattattatttaatttcgtttttaaatttttgaaacagTAGTTCATCTTGAGGATTTTTGATACTTTtgcatactttttattttaaaacagtaGTTTGACAATAACTTAACTTAAAATCTTAAAACcttaaaaccttaaaataataactttgcatactttttattttactagATAAAACTTTCAACTTATATATATCCAAAATGAAAAAGTGTTTTACTAATAAattgtcaaaattaagtatataaaaAGTCTCTGTTGAAAAGGAAATGTAATAAATTCAACCATTAATATATGTAAAAGAAAACTCTACGTCTCAtagtaataagaaaaaaaaatctattcaTATAGCATAATTTTCCATGTGATAAGAATTTATAAACTGGAGGTAGCATACTAATAAAACATTATGATAAAATTGTCTGATTGTGGTATTTTTGATTCATCTAAAGAAACATGCTTATATTGAAAAAGTGTAAAACTGTTTTAAGAATGGTATGCACAGGAAAAGCATAACATGGATTGAACGGTGGAGGGGAATCAAAGTCTGGAATATAAACCACGTAAAAAGTGGACCCAACCAACAACCATAATAAAGACCTTTGGAGTCACCAAAACATTAACAACACGCACGCACACACATCGCGAGTAACCCTTCAACCCTAGTCGCGTACGTAACAACCCCGACATCAATTGTTCATTTCACATCAATAggtttcataattttattatttttattaatttatttatttatacatgcGTGTGACAGACGTCTATTTAATTTGGATAAAGCAGTAGAGAGAGCGAAACgaagaaaacaaaagcaagGAAAAGTCACCCTCAAATTATCGCGGCTTCTCGTACCGGTGGCGATATATCGAAGGAAGCGTGTGAAGTGAAAAATGATTATCTCGTGTGAAGAAAAAAGCGCACGTCGATTCACTGTGACGCAAGACATTTTAAAGGGTTCCAATCAGGTCGCTTTTGTATTTATCTAGAAAGAAGGAGTGCCATTCACATGTAAAGCTCCccattataataaatataagtgCGACTTTCtctccactttttttttaattatttaattaatttttattttttccttttcttctgcATAAATATCTAATCTTATTGTagataattttatgaaattattattactattattatgaGTTTATCGTTGAGAGTCCACGTGATTGATGTTAGTATGATGATAAAGTGCCACTTGTCGTGTTTATGGGAATAAATACGGAGTGATGTATCCTCCTTCCTGGCACCTGGACAGCATTAAGAGTCAGAAACTCAGAATTGCTAAGTTACAGTACACTACTCCTTTTTAGACCGTCAATATTCCAACATaaatattcttcttctttcctaatccatttacttataattattcctatttttatgtgtattttattaataattaaatattaaatattatttattcatgaaaGAGAGAAAGCATTAATAGTAATTGATAGGTGTCTTCAGCAACACATGTCGCTTTCTATGGACCACTTCCacctctctcttttctttcctttatcTCACATTCTCCCTTCAACCAATCCTCTTTGCCTCTCCACTTTTAACAAACATACTAAACTCATCTCTTTCTTACCTTCTTTTATCACATCTCCCTTCATCAAATATTTTCAActcaaaacattaattaaaaaataactttatatattttcgtcattgtataatatttaattttttttacttttacttaatataaaacttatattcttgaatttacaataaatattcattttctttcttaatttcttcGATTACTACCTAACACGttctttatttgtttaatttagctttaaaaaaatgaaaagaatttacaaataattgcatttatgtaactattttttattaattgcgAGGAAACCAACTTAGAAactattttgtattgtttcaTTATCTTTAATGTTTTCTTGAAAAGATCTTAACATCCGTGTGTTACTTCCCATTGCAAGTTGCAACACATCTTTGCATCTTTGCTCTTCTCGTTACGCCACTGCAACTTATAGCATAGTTCAAAGCTGCTGTTACTCCTTGTTATCTTGTTGTCACTCACATCCACTTTCGTCGCTACTATCCCTATCTCccaattttaataattcaattttatgatataattgTATCATATAGGTTAATAATGtgttaatttgaataaatatcattatattGCTTAAATAACATGTTTTTCCCCCAAAAGTTATGGTtaagtttaataatttctttttatgcaAAACACATAATCTTTAACTTTCTTCCAAAAGCTCAAGTTAACATATATCAAATCGGGATTCTCTTCTTTGTTCATTTTTATCACCAAACAAAAAAGTTACATTAAAATAGAtattatgaatttgtttttatttaaggttttagatattaaaagaaattctttttctaaaatgaaacaaaaattgatAAAGAGAAAAGTCAAATTTATAAGAAAGATTTATATAAACTTCACGACTGACAataccaaatttaatataaatttagcCGTACAGTTTTTATGCGtcataagttaaaaaaaacttgCATAAATTATCTTGGTTGTGCTAGTGTTCACTTACTgatttgttaataaataataattcttttgtaaaaaaaataatgtaagtaaaaataactattaataAAGTATTGACAATTTTATCTGTAAAAGACGAacatattgtattatttttgtctttgtcGTAAGAAAAGTAAATAGACAGCCGACTGCCGCAAGAAGCCAAGCAGGAGCGTCTGCCTCCTATATGTGGGTCCCTCtgtacaaatatttaataaataatattgaaaaaactaatatataataaattaacttttcGTGACAAAGTAAAATCAACtcgtatatttataaagaatctCTTGTTAAAGTTTTCTAAAACTAACTTCTAATTACAA contains:
- the LOC108329599 gene encoding protein RADIALIS-like 2; this translates as MASSSMSASGSWSVKDNKAFEKALAVYDKDTPDRWYNVAHAVGGKTLEEVKRQYELLVQDVKHIESGRVAFPNYKKTSASDQEENRLRNLNLQ